A window from Halorubrum sp. BV1 encodes these proteins:
- a CDS encoding DUF5611 family protein, whose amino-acid sequence MKEYKMRRGEHLGDRMPDLKGSIEEYFGEISDTEEWEGHELYVVEDPENPVFERIVAGAAEYGSKKDKLAVHFEERPAEDVIAEGNADAAADAVDAKNDFLLEATGRDAKSRRDSLKREVEDDAPDY is encoded by the coding sequence ATGAAGGAGTACAAGATGCGACGCGGCGAGCATCTCGGAGACCGCATGCCCGATCTGAAGGGCTCGATCGAGGAGTACTTCGGCGAAATCAGCGATACCGAGGAGTGGGAGGGCCACGAACTGTACGTCGTCGAGGACCCCGAAAATCCAGTGTTCGAACGCATCGTGGCCGGTGCAGCCGAATACGGAAGCAAGAAGGACAAACTCGCGGTCCACTTCGAGGAACGGCCGGCCGAAGACGTCATCGCGGAGGGTAACGCCGACGCCGCGGCCGACGCCGTCGATGCCAAAAACGACTTCTTACTCGAAGCCACCGGCCGCGATGCGAAATCGCGGCGCGACTCGTTGAAGCGCGAAGTCGAGGACGACGCGCCGGACTACTGA
- a CDS encoding universal stress protein yields the protein MSINTVVLAVGTEGEAQTAQLAKEAIAVAEPSNAEVVLIHVFDDGEFDRVRAKLGVDERSEGSTPDAVAERHTTTRALGDALSDAGVRYSVRGAVGDLADEVTEAATDVGADRVVVGGRRRSPTGKAVFGSVAQEVMLSAPCPVTFVRDVAT from the coding sequence ATGAGCATCAACACGGTGGTCTTAGCGGTCGGGACCGAAGGTGAGGCACAGACAGCACAGCTCGCGAAGGAGGCAATCGCCGTGGCCGAGCCGTCGAACGCGGAGGTCGTGTTGATCCACGTCTTCGACGATGGGGAGTTCGATCGCGTCCGGGCGAAGCTCGGGGTCGACGAGCGTAGCGAGGGCTCGACACCCGACGCCGTCGCGGAACGGCACACCACGACGCGCGCGCTGGGAGACGCCCTCTCGGACGCCGGCGTTCGCTACTCGGTCCGGGGGGCAGTCGGTGACCTCGCCGACGAGGTCACCGAGGCGGCGACCGACGTCGGCGCGGACCGGGTCGTCGTAGGCGGCCGTCGGCGTTCGCCGACCGGAAAGGCCGTGTTCGGCAGCGTCGCACAGGAGGTCATGCTTTCTGCGCCCTGTCCCGTGACATTCGTGCGAGACGTCGCGACCTAA